One segment of Leptospirillum ferrooxidans C2-3 DNA contains the following:
- a CDS encoding response regulator: MRTHDERAPMGVRVSTEKKIFLGFGIAVSALAVSALMAFRSAGDYLQSAEWVDHTQKVLRALDNSWALINEAESAQRAYLLTSSPFYLRERQNAIRRLETVVDEFPKKVSDNPLEERRALEIRQHVQMRIQILETVLSTYQKHGLGSAQALLRAGAGIGEMTAIHDLVNEMHATEKNLLRERTEASRVAGQETLWVIATAAIFLMALLGGLLWRIRAEMRDRLEAENALEESLLIEKSQGKILSLFSGSVSGLSETLQTVLNILAEDHPFPVSAFYRYDEWQGVFLLEAHKGTDDQLERSFHRGEGILGEAAMADSLQRLRQPGATPGFLIRTGICQFSPVEIAMLPIRFQDQRFGVIVLGSIRAIGDREASFLEKLSLQLGAALNSFLQKENQQIMASELRSHSGELLQKNQLLRMADQAKSDFLANMSHELRTPLNAVIGFSELLKDGILGKLSPEQTDAAKDIFESGEHLLSLINDILDLSKVEAGMMKLELEATDLQNLLQNALGVVREKAAAHQISLSIEVDPDSPPVVLDQRKTKQILYNLLSNAVKFNVKGGRVILQARRHSDLKEPEFSDFPTWLEISVKDTGIGISKKDLDRLFQPFVQADSGLDRHYEGTGLGLSLLKRMAELHGGRVSVESVLGEGSTFHVWLPWRSDHEEQEILTSPAFQRKNSDRMTLLIESDDESSLLLERSLSEDGFRVRRSKTAMEGLAMARQERPDLIILEMKLPDMDGWDFLLAQRNDELLSGIPVVITTMDSREGSGFSLGSVQVLQKPVDTNELKKILNKLGLSSTQKERHLVLVVDDDAHAVEILRRQLTNGGYEVLSAYGGQDAVLMARNFHPELILLDLMMPDFSGFDVVEALQSDRSTNAIPVIVLTAKVITTEDRHRLNGSILQILEKAGFQSDRFLGEVHRALASGASVQEKGTS; the protein is encoded by the coding sequence ATGAGGACGCACGATGAAAGAGCCCCGATGGGTGTGAGGGTTTCGACCGAAAAGAAGATTTTCCTGGGTTTTGGCATCGCGGTATCCGCTCTTGCGGTTTCTGCTCTCATGGCTTTTAGGTCAGCCGGGGATTATCTTCAGTCCGCCGAATGGGTGGACCATACTCAAAAGGTCCTCCGAGCACTTGACAACAGCTGGGCGTTGATCAACGAGGCCGAATCCGCCCAGCGCGCATACCTTCTCACATCAAGCCCTTTCTATCTCCGGGAACGCCAGAATGCCATCCGACGTCTTGAAACCGTTGTAGACGAATTCCCCAAAAAAGTCTCGGACAACCCCCTCGAAGAACGCAGGGCCCTTGAAATCCGGCAACATGTGCAGATGCGGATCCAAATTCTGGAGACCGTTCTCTCCACCTATCAAAAACATGGATTGGGATCAGCTCAGGCGCTTCTTCGGGCCGGAGCAGGCATCGGGGAAATGACAGCGATTCACGATCTGGTCAATGAGATGCATGCAACGGAAAAAAATCTGTTGCGGGAGCGAACGGAAGCCTCCAGGGTGGCAGGGCAAGAAACCCTGTGGGTAATAGCAACTGCGGCAATCTTTCTGATGGCTTTGCTTGGAGGGTTGCTTTGGCGGATCCGGGCAGAAATGCGTGACCGTCTCGAAGCGGAAAACGCATTGGAAGAATCGCTTCTGATCGAAAAAAGCCAGGGGAAAATCCTTTCTCTCTTCAGCGGTTCCGTTTCAGGACTCTCCGAGACACTCCAAACAGTACTGAATATATTGGCAGAGGATCATCCCTTTCCGGTTTCGGCCTTTTATCGTTATGACGAGTGGCAGGGAGTGTTTCTTCTGGAAGCGCACAAGGGTACCGATGATCAGTTGGAAAGAAGTTTCCATCGGGGAGAAGGGATATTGGGAGAGGCCGCCATGGCGGACTCTCTCCAACGGTTGAGACAGCCCGGTGCCACTCCCGGATTCTTGATCAGGACAGGCATCTGTCAATTTTCACCTGTGGAGATCGCAATGCTTCCGATCCGGTTTCAGGACCAACGGTTCGGGGTGATTGTGTTGGGTTCCATTCGGGCTATTGGCGACCGGGAGGCTTCTTTTCTTGAAAAGCTTTCCCTGCAGCTCGGAGCAGCCCTCAACAGCTTTCTACAAAAAGAAAATCAGCAGATCATGGCCTCGGAACTGCGCTCCCATAGCGGGGAGTTGCTCCAGAAAAATCAGTTATTGCGAATGGCGGATCAGGCCAAGTCGGATTTTCTGGCGAACATGTCTCATGAACTCCGCACTCCTCTTAACGCTGTCATCGGTTTTTCCGAGTTATTGAAGGACGGGATCCTGGGTAAACTCTCTCCGGAACAGACGGACGCCGCAAAAGACATCTTTGAAAGCGGAGAGCATCTTCTCTCCCTCATCAACGATATCCTGGATCTCTCGAAGGTTGAGGCGGGCATGATGAAGCTCGAGCTTGAGGCGACCGATCTTCAGAACCTTCTTCAAAATGCATTGGGAGTTGTGCGGGAAAAAGCGGCTGCCCACCAGATATCCCTTAGCATAGAAGTCGATCCGGACTCTCCTCCCGTCGTTCTGGACCAAAGAAAAACCAAGCAGATCCTCTATAATCTTTTGTCCAATGCCGTCAAGTTCAATGTCAAGGGGGGCCGTGTCATTCTTCAGGCACGACGCCACAGCGATTTGAAAGAGCCAGAATTTTCAGATTTTCCCACCTGGCTTGAAATCAGCGTGAAAGATACGGGAATCGGTATCTCAAAAAAGGATCTGGACCGTCTGTTCCAGCCATTCGTGCAGGCGGACAGCGGTCTGGATCGACATTATGAAGGGACGGGACTTGGGCTTTCCCTGCTCAAGCGTATGGCAGAACTCCACGGCGGAAGGGTTTCGGTGGAAAGCGTCCTGGGGGAAGGTTCGACCTTCCATGTCTGGCTCCCGTGGAGAAGCGATCACGAAGAGCAGGAGATCTTGACCTCTCCCGCGTTTCAAAGGAAAAATTCGGACCGGATGACCCTGCTGATCGAAAGTGACGATGAATCTTCGCTTCTTCTGGAGCGATCCCTATCAGAAGATGGCTTTCGGGTTCGGCGTTCCAAAACGGCCATGGAAGGGCTGGCGATGGCCAGGCAGGAGAGACCGGACCTGATTATTCTGGAAATGAAACTTCCCGATATGGACGGCTGGGATTTTCTGTTGGCTCAGAGAAACGACGAGCTCCTATCGGGTATCCCCGTGGTGATCACAACCATGGATTCCAGGGAAGGTTCCGGCTTTTCCCTTGGCAGTGTTCAGGTTCTCCAGAAACCTGTGGATACGAACGAGCTGAAAAAAATTCTCAACAAACTGGGACTGTCTTCCACCCAAAAAGAGCGACATCTGGTATTGGTTGTCGACGACGATGCCCATGCGGTCGAAATCCTGCGCAGACAGCTGACCAATGGAGGATATGAGGTCCTGAGCGCCTATGGCGGTCAGGATGCGGTCTTGATGGCCCGGAATTTTCATCCGGAGCTGATCCTTCTGGATTTGATGATGCCGGATTTCAGCGGATTCGATGTGGTTGAAGCCCTTCAGTCCGATCGCTCTACAAACGCCATTCCGGTGATTGTTCTGACGGCAAAAGTGATCACCACCGAGGATCGTCACAGACTGAACGGATCCATTCTCCAGATTCTGGAAAAAGCCGGATTCCAGTCCGATCGTTTCTTGGGGGAAGTTCATCGGGCACTGGCGAGTGGTGCGTCTGTCCAGGAGAAAGGGACTTCTTGA
- a CDS encoding class I SAM-dependent methyltransferase, whose translation MAHVFNPSLLHRLDDPKRQEYQNPQSLIEKMHPVANTSLLDFGAGAGYFTFPIARAFPENNPVHVVDIQKEMLDHLIKRSKEQELSARMEPHLLEAFPLSISDGSVGLAWMVNVFHEIDDRKTSLSEIFRVLAPGGSLFIVDWKPEETPMGPPLSERVPEVGIITSLLEAGFSLIRSWEIYSMHLVIEAQKSQD comes from the coding sequence ATGGCTCATGTTTTTAACCCGTCCCTTCTTCACCGTCTCGATGACCCCAAGCGTCAGGAATATCAAAATCCCCAGAGCCTGATCGAAAAGATGCATCCTGTTGCCAACACCTCCCTTCTGGATTTCGGGGCGGGAGCGGGATATTTCACCTTCCCCATCGCCAGGGCTTTTCCGGAGAACAATCCGGTTCATGTCGTCGATATCCAGAAGGAAATGCTGGACCATCTGATTAAAAGATCCAAGGAGCAAGAACTTTCAGCCCGGATGGAACCCCACCTTCTTGAAGCCTTCCCGCTCTCCATTTCCGACGGTTCCGTGGGTCTCGCGTGGATGGTGAATGTGTTCCATGAAATCGACGATCGGAAAACCTCCCTTTCAGAGATTTTCCGCGTCCTTGCCCCCGGCGGTTCTCTCTTCATCGTCGACTGGAAACCCGAAGAAACACCTATGGGCCCCCCCCTGTCGGAGCGGGTTCCAGAGGTGGGAATCATCACTTCCCTTCTGGAGGCAGGATTTTCCCTGATCCGTTCCTGGGAAATCTATTCGATGCATCTGGTGATCGAAGCGCAAAAGAGTCAGGATTGA
- a CDS encoding DUF5069 domain-containing protein, which translates to MSTLPRNGRELVGGLPWLGRMIDKARMINAGSIGDYEFPCGMDMELLNHLKISPEEFIDLVKNGDKGEMASREEFDAAILERLSLRTSSHDESAIGRRDSFFASVFLVRNSRLLNQLESEESR; encoded by the coding sequence TTGAGCACTCTTCCGAGAAATGGGCGAGAGCTTGTGGGTGGTCTGCCCTGGCTTGGCCGGATGATCGACAAAGCCAGGATGATCAATGCCGGCAGCATCGGGGATTACGAGTTTCCCTGCGGAATGGACATGGAGCTTTTAAACCATCTGAAGATATCTCCAGAAGAGTTTATCGATCTTGTCAAAAACGGGGATAAGGGTGAAATGGCCTCCCGTGAAGAGTTTGATGCCGCTATTCTGGAACGACTTTCCTTGCGGACGTCTTCCCACGATGAATCGGCCATTGGAAGACGGGACAGTTTTTTTGCTTCCGTCTTTCTTGTCAGAAACAGCCGGCTTTTAAATCAGCTTGAATCAGAGGAATCTCGATAA
- the miaB gene encoding tRNA (N6-isopentenyl adenosine(37)-C2)-methylthiotransferase MiaB, translating into MIGKDNPTPKEGKTFFIRTFGCQMNVHDSERMSGLMAEAGYTPVSEASDASVILVNTCTVRDKADQKALSDIGRLRSVAEDGHSRHLVITGCMAEREGKELFRMVPDADLVMGPSQIRNLIPLLEKVEQGSHKVMGRDLPPAPLITPPAARPPGIMAYVTIQEGCDKSCAYCVVPATRGPEISRTISDIKKEVEQLVREGYREITLLGQNVNAFGIKEGTSLANLMRALDEVEGLSRIRFTTSHPRDMSIDLIRAMKDVKKVMPHFHLPMQSGSDAVLARMNRGYTRKEFARWIEHLRDEIPGIAITTDLIVGYVGETQEEFEETLSAVEEFSFDGAFSFIYSPRPSTPAEKLEGMPARDVSVARLNLLQKRIEELVHKKNSGHIGEIIDILVDRADPETGAVFGRAPWFQNVRAQPSFPWDGPSIRELLPSQGSIARVRITETTRSGFKGEWVTELAVGIGL; encoded by the coding sequence ATGATCGGCAAGGACAACCCCACCCCAAAAGAGGGAAAAACATTTTTTATACGGACATTCGGCTGCCAGATGAATGTCCATGATTCCGAGCGCATGTCGGGTCTCATGGCCGAGGCAGGCTACACCCCCGTTTCGGAAGCTTCCGATGCGTCGGTCATTCTGGTCAACACCTGTACGGTCAGGGACAAGGCTGACCAAAAGGCGCTCTCCGATATCGGAAGGCTCAGATCAGTGGCCGAAGATGGACATTCCCGCCATCTTGTCATCACCGGCTGCATGGCCGAACGCGAGGGCAAGGAGCTTTTCAGGATGGTTCCCGATGCCGATCTGGTCATGGGTCCCTCCCAGATCAGGAACCTCATTCCCCTTCTTGAAAAAGTGGAACAAGGATCTCACAAGGTGATGGGACGGGATCTCCCTCCTGCTCCACTCATAACTCCTCCGGCAGCAAGACCCCCAGGCATCATGGCCTATGTGACCATCCAGGAAGGATGTGACAAATCCTGCGCCTATTGCGTCGTACCAGCGACTAGAGGTCCCGAGATCAGCCGGACGATCTCGGATATCAAAAAAGAAGTTGAGCAACTCGTCCGGGAAGGGTATCGGGAAATCACCCTTCTCGGACAAAATGTCAACGCCTTCGGGATCAAGGAGGGGACCTCCCTGGCCAATCTGATGAGGGCTCTTGACGAGGTCGAGGGTCTTTCACGCATCCGGTTCACAACGAGCCACCCAAGGGACATGTCCATTGATTTGATCCGGGCCATGAAGGATGTCAAAAAAGTCATGCCCCATTTTCATCTTCCCATGCAATCGGGCTCGGACGCGGTTCTGGCCCGGATGAACCGAGGCTATACCCGAAAGGAATTCGCCCGCTGGATTGAACATCTCCGTGATGAAATCCCGGGAATTGCGATCACCACCGACCTGATTGTCGGATATGTGGGTGAAACACAGGAAGAGTTTGAAGAAACGCTGTCGGCTGTCGAGGAGTTCTCCTTCGATGGCGCTTTTTCCTTCATCTATTCCCCCAGACCGTCCACTCCGGCTGAAAAGCTCGAAGGAATGCCGGCGAGAGACGTCTCCGTCGCAAGACTCAACCTTCTCCAGAAAAGGATCGAAGAGCTCGTTCACAAGAAAAACAGTGGACATATCGGCGAGATCATCGATATTTTGGTCGATCGGGCCGATCCGGAAACGGGAGCGGTTTTTGGAAGGGCTCCCTGGTTCCAGAATGTCCGTGCCCAACCGTCCTTTCCCTGGGACGGCCCATCCATCCGGGAACTTCTTCCCTCCCAGGGCTCGATTGCCAGGGTCCGGATCACGGAAACCACCCGATCGGGCTTCAAGGGGGAATGGGTAACAGAGCTTGCGGTTGGTATCGGGCTTTAA
- a CDS encoding LptF/LptG family permease, whose translation MSILSRYIFRELIPPFIIGLFILVILILTQQTLLIMNLLVNKGLSPGTVARLILAIFPQFLTMIIPVSVLAASTAVFHRLASDGEIIAIKASGIGISRLIPPLALFALIGFALSLGMSLKAMETQGMSLQDMLLTVLQKKLSLGIKPQSFNNFMNKFVIYVDRMPTFSRMNGIFIYEKPVGKNDAGSVIIAKEGHLENEINPPGLRLKLTSGTLYREGTYQQFVRFDSYDLTILGSIPKGESRHILSISELQKKIRESKTPKSDDLRQLEDRYKNYTYPFSCIIFAFMGIPFGIYAKRSGKLSGFVFATTSVIVFYMLNTIDDLLVARKLLPPLLASLIPDLVLGSVMVFLLILVFREIEIPQMTLPKFRFRKKASA comes from the coding sequence ATGAGCATTCTTTCCCGTTATATTTTCAGGGAGCTGATCCCTCCCTTCATTATCGGGCTTTTCATTCTGGTGATCCTGATCCTGACCCAGCAGACCCTTCTGATCATGAACCTTCTCGTCAACAAGGGACTTTCCCCCGGAACGGTGGCAAGGCTAATCCTTGCCATCTTTCCCCAGTTTCTGACCATGATCATCCCGGTCTCCGTCCTTGCCGCCTCGACGGCTGTTTTTCACCGGCTGGCATCGGATGGAGAGATCATCGCCATCAAGGCTTCCGGGATCGGAATCTCCCGGCTGATTCCTCCGCTGGCCCTATTTGCCCTCATCGGATTCGCTCTGAGTCTGGGAATGTCGTTAAAAGCCATGGAAACCCAGGGGATGTCGCTACAGGATATGCTTCTGACGGTTCTGCAGAAAAAACTTTCTCTCGGGATCAAACCCCAGTCTTTTAACAACTTCATGAACAAATTTGTGATCTATGTCGACCGGATGCCGACTTTTTCGCGGATGAACGGGATTTTCATCTATGAAAAACCTGTCGGGAAAAACGATGCCGGATCGGTCATCATCGCAAAGGAAGGCCATCTTGAAAATGAGATCAATCCCCCAGGGCTCAGGCTCAAGCTGACATCGGGCACCCTTTACCGGGAAGGGACCTACCAGCAATTTGTCCGCTTCGATTCTTATGACCTGACTATTCTGGGATCCATCCCCAAGGGAGAGTCCCGGCACATCCTGAGCATCTCCGAGCTTCAGAAAAAAATCCGCGAAAGCAAAACACCCAAATCGGATGATCTTCGCCAGCTTGAAGACCGTTACAAAAACTACACCTATCCGTTTTCCTGCATCATTTTTGCCTTTATGGGGATCCCCTTCGGAATCTATGCCAAACGATCCGGAAAGCTTTCAGGGTTTGTCTTTGCAACCACCTCCGTCATCGTGTTCTATATGCTCAATACGATCGATGACCTGCTGGTTGCGAGAAAACTTCTTCCTCCCCTTCTGGCATCCCTCATTCCCGATCTTGTATTGGGATCGGTCATGGTGTTTCTACTAATTCTGGTTTTCAGGGAGATCGAGATCCCCCAGATGACCCTCCCCAAGTTCCGCTTCCGGAAAAAGGCTTCGGCGTGA
- a CDS encoding LptF/LptG family permease, with protein sequence MTILSKYIASELFKIFLISAVSLEAIYGVIDSVEKLKDFFSHHAPLATIGLYFAYRFVEVGFRVLPMAGLLSTILTLGILSKNHELTAIRASGISLIRATKPFLLLGIIITFLEIGLNYTFIPSAYTHTDYIKDVLIDQGGKRVSQSILKDLWIRSGDRYLFHTLSVESGGTNLFGVTQYEISQDFHLLETISAPKVFWTQNHWEFVNGVITTMNPDGSLKRIPFLKKQAPLDRRPEDFSYQSVRISRMTYPELVETIHVLKDSKLPTIRFETVKDGLVAFPVASFLMVLLAIPFGIREGRQVGIAKGFGLSLMFSLSYWVIYSLGISLGRGGVISPWLGAWFANIIVFSVAFVLYLMINRT encoded by the coding sequence GTGACGATCCTTTCAAAGTACATCGCATCCGAGCTTTTCAAGATCTTCCTGATCAGCGCGGTGTCTCTTGAAGCGATCTACGGCGTGATCGACTCGGTGGAAAAACTGAAAGACTTCTTCAGCCATCACGCGCCCCTCGCGACAATCGGGCTCTATTTTGCCTATCGATTCGTAGAGGTTGGATTCAGGGTTCTTCCCATGGCGGGGCTTCTCTCCACGATCCTGACATTGGGAATCCTCTCCAAAAACCATGAACTCACCGCCATCAGGGCCTCCGGGATCAGTCTGATCCGGGCCACCAAGCCCTTTCTCCTTCTGGGTATCATCATTACATTTCTTGAAATCGGACTGAACTACACCTTTATCCCATCAGCCTACACCCACACGGACTATATCAAGGACGTCCTGATCGACCAGGGGGGAAAAAGAGTTTCACAGAGCATCCTGAAAGATCTCTGGATCCGCTCGGGAGACCGTTATCTTTTTCACACGCTCTCTGTCGAATCGGGAGGTACGAATCTTTTCGGGGTGACCCAATATGAGATCAGCCAGGATTTTCATCTGCTGGAAACCATCTCGGCTCCGAAGGTCTTCTGGACCCAAAATCACTGGGAGTTTGTGAATGGGGTCATCACAACAATGAATCCTGACGGATCCCTGAAAAGGATCCCATTCCTTAAAAAACAAGCTCCTCTTGACCGACGCCCGGAAGACTTTTCCTATCAAAGCGTCCGGATCTCCAGGATGACCTATCCCGAGCTTGTGGAAACGATCCATGTCCTCAAAGACAGCAAGCTTCCGACCATACGATTCGAAACGGTCAAAGATGGCCTTGTGGCCTTTCCCGTCGCGTCGTTTCTGATGGTTCTCCTGGCGATTCCCTTTGGCATACGGGAAGGACGCCAGGTCGGGATCGCCAAGGGGTTTGGACTGAGCCTCATGTTTTCCCTGTCCTACTGGGTTATATACTCGTTGGGAATTTCCCTGGGCAGGGGGGGAGTGATTTCTCCCTGGCTGGGGGCATGGTTTGCCAATATCATTGTCTTTTCCGTCGCCTTTGTCCTGTACCTGATGATCAACAGGACATGA
- the hemH gene encoding ferrochelatase encodes MTYAHDHHTSNRQPSFQGNRIGVLLFNLGGPETLDDVYPFLLNLFSDPEIFRVPRLLQPLIARIVARRRAPTSRSYYAQIGGGSPLRKITSDQASSLERILNAGESGKEYKVVVAMRYAPPRIEEALVALDGFKPDHLVFLPLYPQRSKTTTRSSFMEALEAISKGFPKLADLPRTVIPAYPVESNYIAALSGTIAEKIRDVPEDEPATILFSAHGIPEFMVTKEGDPYQKDTESTCQAAEAYLRREFPHRKLVFSLAYQSRVGPLKWLGPETKATIVSLAEKGTKNLILVPVSFVSDHQETLYEMDILYRDLASTLPLKRFLRAPALNTRQDFISGLQTLVTSALSGEKTSCQDCSCRCGGCP; translated from the coding sequence ATGACTTATGCCCATGACCACCATACTTCAAACCGGCAGCCATCGTTTCAGGGAAACAGGATCGGAGTGCTCCTGTTCAATCTGGGTGGTCCGGAAACCCTCGACGATGTCTATCCGTTTTTATTGAATCTTTTCTCCGACCCGGAGATCTTCCGGGTTCCAAGACTCCTGCAGCCATTGATTGCCCGGATTGTAGCCCGGAGAAGGGCTCCGACCAGCCGATCCTACTATGCCCAGATCGGCGGTGGGTCTCCTCTTCGAAAAATCACCTCCGATCAGGCCAGCTCGCTTGAAAGGATCCTCAATGCCGGAGAGTCCGGAAAAGAATACAAGGTGGTTGTCGCCATGAGATACGCTCCACCCAGAATCGAGGAAGCTCTTGTGGCGCTTGATGGCTTCAAACCCGACCACCTTGTCTTTCTTCCCCTCTATCCCCAACGCTCGAAAACCACCACAAGGTCCTCTTTCATGGAAGCCCTCGAGGCGATCTCAAAGGGTTTCCCAAAACTCGCGGATCTCCCGAGAACAGTCATTCCGGCTTATCCCGTTGAAAGCAACTACATTGCGGCTCTTTCGGGAACCATTGCGGAAAAGATCCGGGACGTTCCCGAGGATGAGCCGGCCACAATCCTCTTTTCGGCCCACGGCATTCCGGAGTTCATGGTGACCAAAGAGGGTGATCCCTATCAAAAAGATACGGAGAGCACCTGCCAGGCGGCAGAGGCTTATCTTCGGCGGGAATTCCCCCACAGGAAGCTGGTGTTCTCCCTGGCGTACCAAAGTAGGGTCGGACCTCTCAAATGGCTGGGTCCGGAAACGAAGGCAACAATTGTTTCCCTTGCTGAGAAAGGTACCAAGAACCTGATTCTGGTTCCTGTAAGCTTCGTCTCCGACCATCAGGAAACACTCTATGAAATGGATATTCTCTACAGGGATCTCGCTTCGACTCTTCCCTTGAAGCGTTTTTTACGCGCTCCAGCCCTCAACACCAGACAGGACTTTATCTCCGGACTTCAGACTCTGGTTACATCGGCACTCTCCGGGGAAAAGACTTCCTGTCAGGATTGTTCGTGCCGTTGTGGAGGCTGTCCCTAA
- a CDS encoding glycosyltransferase family 2 protein, with the protein MGFLESEDKISVISTIYKHKQKLSQALDSILNQTFKNIEIILVDNNALPETLMVAKEYRDRYPTIVRIVSEPTQGIASARNRGVRESTGDFITFCDEDDIWMPDKLLKQLNVQKKHPEYSIVTNLVDFISYEDGRVVESRKTFSPQFWATELLGKTEHYQKYPLYNPHPSTMFFRKSLALEVGLFDEGFNPYWTEDTEFSLRMYEKGPIYLIPESLTQIRLSSKEYLKTRQGDFDWVAIKNLNYFFSILCKKFGSDKDPVSRKALKKIRAQWMRELSIKFLAYQEGKTYARELLTRALADQPFNLKTWKIYLRTFFPQKYYPSFFHFEKIVKGSLPMKVDESLLKNLFTLDEIKF; encoded by the coding sequence GTGGGTTTTTTGGAATCTGAAGATAAAATCTCTGTTATATCTACAATCTATAAACACAAGCAAAAACTGTCTCAAGCACTTGATTCCATTCTTAATCAAACTTTTAAAAACATTGAAATTATTCTTGTCGATAATAATGCTCTCCCTGAAACATTGATGGTAGCCAAGGAATATAGAGACCGTTATCCGACAATAGTCAGAATAGTATCTGAACCTACTCAGGGAATCGCATCTGCCAGGAATCGGGGAGTCAGAGAATCGACTGGAGATTTTATTACTTTTTGTGACGAGGATGACATCTGGATGCCTGATAAGCTTCTGAAACAATTGAATGTCCAAAAAAAACATCCGGAATATTCGATCGTTACGAATCTTGTTGACTTCATATCTTATGAAGATGGTCGTGTTGTTGAGTCCAGAAAAACCTTTTCTCCTCAATTCTGGGCAACTGAGCTTTTAGGAAAGACTGAACACTATCAAAAATATCCCCTTTACAACCCCCACCCATCTACGATGTTCTTTCGTAAAAGCTTAGCCCTTGAGGTTGGCCTTTTTGACGAGGGATTCAATCCTTATTGGACAGAGGATACTGAGTTTTCATTAAGAATGTATGAAAAAGGGCCAATTTATCTAATACCAGAATCATTAACCCAAATCCGGTTATCATCAAAAGAATATCTTAAGACACGCCAAGGTGATTTTGACTGGGTTGCGATCAAAAACCTGAATTATTTTTTTAGTATTCTTTGCAAAAAATTTGGATCAGATAAAGATCCTGTCTCTCGAAAAGCATTAAAAAAAATCAGGGCCCAATGGATGCGAGAATTAAGCATAAAGTTTTTAGCCTATCAAGAAGGAAAAACTTACGCTCGGGAGCTTCTGACTAGAGCACTAGCAGATCAGCCTTTCAACCTAAAAACATGGAAAATTTATTTGCGAACCTTTTTCCCTCAAAAATACTATCCATCCTTTTTTCATTTTGAAAAAATAGTTAAGGGAAGTTTACCAATGAAGGTTGATGAATCTTTATTGAAAAACTTATTCACACTTGATGAAATAAAATTCTAA